The region CGAGCTGGGTGCGGCCGAGCTCGTCGCCGTGCAACAGCATCGGGACGCCCTGGCTCAGGAACAGCGTGGTGAGGAAGTTGCGCTTCTGCTGCTCGCGCAGGGCCACGACGTCGAGGTCGTCGGTCTCGCCCTCCACACCGCAGTTCCAGGACGAGTTGTGGCTCTCCCCGTCCTTGCCGTCCTCGCCGTTGGCCTCGTTGTGCTTGTCGTTGTAGGACACCAGGTCGTGCATCGTGAAGCCGTCGTGCGCGGTGACGAAGTTGATGGAGGCGAAGGGTCGGCGGCCGTCGTTCTCGTAGAGGTCCGCCGAGCCCGTGAGCCGTGACGCGAACTCGGCGAGCGTGGCCGGCTCACCGCGCCAGTAGTCGCGGACCGTGTCGCGGTACTTGCCGTTCCACTCGGTCCACAGGGGAGGGAAACCACCCACGTTGTAGCCGTCGTGGCCGATGTCCCAGGGCTCGGCGATGAGCTTGGCCTGGCTGACGACGGGATCCTGGTGCACGAGGTCGAAGAAGGCCGACAGCCGGTCGACCTCGTGGAACTGCCGGGCGAGGCTGCTCGCGAGGTCGAAGCGGTAGCCGTCGACGTGCATCTCCGTGACCCAGTACCGCAACGAGTCCATGATCAGCTGCAGCACGTGCGGGCTGCGCATCAGCAGGGTGTTCCCGGTGCCGGTCGTGTCGTAGTAGTGCTCCTGGTCGCCGTCGACGAGCCGGTAGTAGTTGGCGTTGTCGATGCCGCGGAACGACAGCGTCGGCCCCAGCTGGTTTCCCTCCGCGGTGTGGTTGTAGACGACGTCGAGGATGACCTCGAGCCCCTCGGCGTGCAGGGCCTTCACCATCGCCTTGAACTCCTGGACCTGCTCGCCGCGCTGCCCGCGCGAGGAGTAGGCGTTGTGGGGGGCCAGGAAGCCGATGGTGTTGTAGCCCCAGTAGTTGCGCTGCCCGCGCTCGGCGAGGTGGCTGTCGTGCACGAACTGGTGGACCGGCATGAGCTCGATCGCAGTCACGCCGATGCGCTTGTAGTGCTCGAGCATCACCGGGTGCGCGACGGCGGCGTAGGTCCCGCGGATCTCCTCGGGGATGCCCGGGTGGGTCTGCGTCAGACCCTTCACGTGCGCCTCGTAGATCACGGTCTCGTTGTACGGCGTACGCGGGTGTCGGTCGTTGTCCCAGTCGAAGAAGGGGCTGATCACCACCGACTTCGGCATGTGCGGGCCCGAGTCGGCGTCGTTGAACGAGCCGTCGGACCAGGAGTAGCTGAAGCAGGCCTCGCTCCAGTCGACCTCGCCGTCGACCGCCTTCGCATAGGGGTCGAGCAGCAGCTTCGACGGGTTGCAGCGGTGGCCGTTGGCCGGGTCGAACGGGCCGTGGACCCGGAAGCCGTAGCGCTGGCCGGGGCCGACGCTCGGGAGGTAGCCGTGCCAGACGAAGCCGTCGCGCTCCCTCAGGTCGATCCGCACCTCGGAGCCCTCGTCGTCGAACAGGCAGAGCTCGACGCGCTGCGCGACCTCGCTGAACAACGCGATGTTGGTACCGCTGCCGTCGAACGTGGCACCGAGCGGGTAGGGCGAGCCGGGCCAGATGCGCAAGGTGGTCCTCCGAACGGTGGCAGTATCCGAGGGTCTGCCTACCCCGCCTGCTCCTCCCGCAACTCCTCGCCAGGTGTGAGCGCCGCCACGAACAACCGGGTCAGCTCGCCCACGATGGGCTCGACGTCGGGCCGCGGCTCCGGCTGCTGCACCCAGTCGGCCAGCACCTCGGAGACAGCACCCGCGAGGGCGAGGGCGATGGTCCGGTCCCCGGCATCGCTGCGGCGGCGCAACGACCTCGTCTCGGACTGGATGTGCGCGGCGAAACCCGCCAGCGCCGCGGCCCGGTCGCTCTTCATCAAGGGAGTGCTGCGGGCCTCGCTGCTGACGACCAGCGCGCGCCGCGGGTCATCGGTGAGGAAGCGGACGTAGGTGCCGAGCCCGGCCCGGGTCCGGGCCTCGAGGTCGTGCGGGGCCTTGGCGACAGCGTCCAGGCACAGCTGGGTGGCTTCCGTGACGAGCCGGTCGTAGACGGCGCGCAGCAGGTGCTCGCGGGTCTCGTACTCCTCGTAGAAGGAGCGCGTCGCCACGGCGGCGACCTGGCAGAGGCGCTCGATGCTGGCCCCCGACCAGCCCACCGTGCCGAACAGCGCCAGGCCGGCGTCCTCGAGTCGCTGTCGACGGTCGGCCCTGCGCTCGGCCTCCGAGCGCCCTCCGTAGACCCGCCCGACTTGTGTCATCTTGGTCACACTAGCGGGCATACGTCGGCCCGGCCCGTCTGTCATACGAGACAGCGTGCCCGGCCCAGGCTCACTCGATGCGTCGTACGCCGTGCTCCTGCTGGGTGCGCAGCCGACGCACGCCGGCCACCGACGCCATGGCCATCGAGGCGAGCAGGACGACCTGCGCGCCCCGCTCGCGGCGGCTCTGCCGGTCGACCATGGCCAGCTCGGTGTCGTCGGTCGGTCGCTCGGTGCCGTTGAGGGCGAGCGCGAGCTGGAGCTGCTCCTGCTGCTCGAGCATCGCGGCCGTCATCGGGTTGACCTGGACCTGGACCTGCGCCTGGGGCTGGACCTGCGGCTGCGCCGCGGGGGCCGGGGGAGCGGGCGGAGGCAGCGCGGGCTGGACCGGCTGCGGCGGCGGCGCGATCGCGGGCTCGACCTCCGGCAGCGGCCGGATCACCCGGGCGGCGGCCTTGACGCACCTGAGGTTGGTGCGCGTGACCGCGACCTTGGTGCCGCGCAGCCGGCTCTCGAGCGTCGTGAGGTACTTCCCCGGGGGGATGTCGGCGCAGCTGTAGGTCACCGAGAAGCGCAGCGTGTTGTCCACCGACACGTTGACGCCCTTGAGCCCGGCCGCCGAGATCGAGCCGACGGCGTTGCTGCCGGTGGTGGTGTTGAGGGTGACATCCTGGCGGTCGACCAGGCCCTTGAGCAGGGAGACGAGCGCGTCGCGGAAGTCGCTCGCGCTGCCGCAGACCAGCGGGTCGCCCTCGAGGGTGCGCACCCCGGTCTTGGGGTCGCAGACCGCGCCGCCCTTCGGGGCCACCGTCCCGGTGCCCAGGGCGACGCGCTTGAGGTCGCTGATGGCCTCTTTGCCGCTCGGGTCGATGCCCAGGTGCAGGACCTTCTGCTCTTTGAGGTCGTCGATGACCTTCTGCACGTCGAGCTCGCCGGCGGCGGTCTCCGGGCTGCCGGCGGGCCACTCGGGACGCTCGTTCTTGTTGACGAAGGGCTCGTCGGTCGCGTGGACGATCACGCGGCGGATGAAGCGGTTCTGCCGCCAACCGGCCCTCTGCCCCGGGTCGATCGTCAGGGCACCCTGCGACTCGACGATGTCGACGCCCTCGCCGTTGAGGAGCTGGTCGAGCGCGAGGACCTGCGCCTCGTTGGCGTTGAAGGCGGTGCCCTTGTTGACCGTCGCGGTGCTGGGGACGCAGCGCACGCGCAGCTGGTTGACCTTCGCGGCGAAGTCCGGCCCGGGCTCGCTGATGCGCGCGAGCAGCTTAAAGACCTCGGGCTTGACGTAGGGCAGCTCGGTGTCGCCTTCGTCGCAGGTCTTGCCGGGGTCGACGACCGGGTAGGGGGCGCTGCCGCGCGAGGGCCCGGTGGTGAAGAACGCCAGCCCGACATTGACGTCGATCTTGTCGCGGGCGAGTGCGTTGGTGATGGCGTTGGTGTTCTCCCGCAGCGCCTTGATGTAGGGCAGCATCGTCGGCGAGGTGTCGACGAGGTACATCACGTCGAGCGGGGTGGGGTTCTCCGGCAGGGTCAGCACGTAGTCGACCTTGCGGCTGTCGCCCTGCTCCAACTCGAGCTGCGCGCTCGGCGGAGAGATCGACCCCGCCCGCGGGGGAGTGGGTGGCACGTTGCCCTGCGGCGGCGGCACGGTCACCGGGTCGGTGCCCGGCGGCAGGGGGTCGACGTAGCGGATGAGCGTGTGACCCGCGATGGCGTGAAAGGTCGAGTCGCCGCTCTGGTCGCCCGTGAGCGTGCCGGCGCGCGGCGGGGTCTTGGCCTTGGCCGGGATCGTGGCGCCGGTGCGCGGGTCGACCAGCGCCACGTCGCCGTCGGACTCGACCGCGACGAGGTCCGAGCCGTCGCGGTACGCGGCCGAGGTGATGCCGCCAGGCACCGGGGTCCGGCTGGTGGTCGCCATGCCGTCGCTGGAGTAGGTGGCCGACCCGTCGGCCCCGAAGGCCGCGGCCTCGCCCGGGTCCATGGCGACGACGGCGGTGCGGCCGCTCGCGCCGGCCACGGCCTCGAAGGTGCGGGCGCCGTCGTCGGAGCGCAGCAGCTGCCCGCCCGCGATCGCGTAGACGAGGTCGGGGTCGCGGCGGTCGACAGCCATGTCGGTGATCGCGCGGTCACCGCCGGGCAGGTCACCGGCCTCGGTGCGGACGCCCCAGGTGCGGCCACCGTCGGTGCTGGCGTAGACGAGGCCGGGGGTGGGGACCTGACCGCCGGGGACGCCGGGCAGCGGCGGGAGCGTGCCCCCGCCGTCGTCGCCGCCCGCTCCGGTGGGGCTGATGGAGAGGTAGACGGTGCGGCCGTTGTCGGCCGGCGCGAGCACGCCGGGGGAGCCCTGCGCGGGCAGGCCCTGCTCGGACGTGGCCCAACCACCGCCCGTGCCGTCGCTGGCCCCGAGCACCCGCGGTCGGCTGCTGGCGCCGCTGCCCTCACGGACCGCCAGCAGGCCGCGGCCGCCCTTGAGCAGGGCGGCCGCCGTGATGCGCGCCGTCACCGCGGACAGCCCGCCGACGCCCGGCTCCGGCGTGAAGGTGAAGGACTCCTGCCACGAGCAGCCGTTTGTGGTGGAGGACTGGACGGTCACGCCGTTGGTGACGAGCTGTCGCCGGGCGGACTCGGACTGGACGGCGTAGTTGGCGATCCGGTCGCTGGCGCCGCTGCCCTCGACCCCGCGGAACGCGGGCACGTCGGTGGCCTGCCAGGGCAGGTCCTCCGTGGCCGTGCCGCAGGTGAGGGCGCCGGTCTTCGCGTACGACGACACCGACGGGGCGGTCCAGGGCGCGACCGCGGGGACGACGGCCGCGAGGGCCGCCGCTCCCGCGATCGCGCGCCAGCGAGCAGCAGGCACCGTCAGGCCCGGTCCTTGGTCCGCGCCGTGACGGTCTTCGGGGCGGGCGCCGTCGCGGCGCTGACCTTGACCTTGCGGGTCTTGGCGGCGGCCGTGCCCGTCCTGCGCACGGTGCGCTGCGCCGGGGTGCGGGAGGCGATCTGCTTCAT is a window of Mycobacteriales bacterium DNA encoding:
- a CDS encoding TetR family transcriptional regulator, producing MTQVGRVYGGRSEAERRADRRQRLEDAGLALFGTVGWSGASIERLCQVAAVATRSFYEEYETREHLLRAVYDRLVTEATQLCLDAVAKAPHDLEARTRAGLGTYVRFLTDDPRRALVVSSEARSTPLMKSDRAAALAGFAAHIQSETRSLRRRSDAGDRTIALALAGAVSEVLADWVQQPEPRPDVEPIVGELTRLFVAALTPGEELREEQAG
- the glgX gene encoding glycogen debranching protein GlgX encodes the protein MRIWPGSPYPLGATFDGSGTNIALFSEVAQRVELCLFDDEGSEVRIDLRERDGFVWHGYLPSVGPGQRYGFRVHGPFDPANGHRCNPSKLLLDPYAKAVDGEVDWSEACFSYSWSDGSFNDADSGPHMPKSVVISPFFDWDNDRHPRTPYNETVIYEAHVKGLTQTHPGIPEEIRGTYAAVAHPVMLEHYKRIGVTAIELMPVHQFVHDSHLAERGQRNYWGYNTIGFLAPHNAYSSRGQRGEQVQEFKAMVKALHAEGLEVILDVVYNHTAEGNQLGPTLSFRGIDNANYYRLVDGDQEHYYDTTGTGNTLLMRSPHVLQLIMDSLRYWVTEMHVDGYRFDLASSLARQFHEVDRLSAFFDLVHQDPVVSQAKLIAEPWDIGHDGYNVGGFPPLWTEWNGKYRDTVRDYWRGEPATLAEFASRLTGSADLYENDGRRPFASINFVTAHDGFTMHDLVSYNDKHNEANGEDGKDGESHNSSWNCGVEGETDDLDVVALREQQKRNFLTTLFLSQGVPMLLHGDELGRTQLGNNNVYAQDSEIAWVDWERARDFEVLTDFTASLARLRREHPVFRRRRHFKGRAVKGSELGDIGWFTPAGDWMSDEDWESGFAKSVSVFLNGKGIREPDPRGEPVVDDSFFLLLNGHHEPLDFVLPELGAGESWVVELDTAAPMRDEADRRNIKIGDAVEVEGRSVLVLRAEF